The Ruficoccus amylovorans genomic sequence CGTTTATGCTGGAATGAAACTTGCCTCCGTTGACATCGCCGAGGCGAACACCAAGCTCTACATGGTTAATGAGTGTGAGCGGACGGGACTATTGTTTCTGAAGCTGCTGGACGATGAACTCACCACACATCCACGTGACCTCGTGTTCATCGATCCGGTCTTCTCGTACCTGGGTGGCGATGCCAGTGACCAGGCATTGGTATCGGGGTTCCTACGCAACGGCCTCCTGCCCATCCTGCGCAAACACCAGTGCGGCTGCATTCTCGTTCACCACACGAACAAACCTCCGTCGGGTAGGGAGAAACCTAACTGGAAGGGCGGTGATTTCGCTTACTTGGGTTCCGGCAGTGCCGAGTGGGCGAACGCCGCCCGTGCGGTGCTCGCAATGCGTTCCATCGGCTCACATGAGAAGTTTCAACTAATGGCGGGTAAGCGTGGTGGACGCTTGGGATGGACGGACGCCCTGGGCAACCGGATCTACTGGAAACTGATCGGCCACAGCCTCCGTGGCATCTGCTGGCACGAACTGGACCCCGGTGAGTTGAAGATAAGTGCATCAGCCGCTTCCAGCAAGTCATCCAAGGACCAATCACACATGAATCACCATGGTGATAAACCGGAACCGAAGAAATGTGTTCGTTCGCCTTAGTCGGTAGATGAACTGGTGGTGATTTTTCCATCGGAACTCGCTGATCCGCCGGAGCGTTCATTTTATACTGCCCGTCAGTGCTGTGAGCGCTTTGCTGAGCAGGGGTGGTCACGTGACCGCTCGGAGGCGATGCGGGATACTGCGATCACCGAAGGGGTGGTTGATTCGTTTCGTGGTCCTCGTGGAACTGTACTCTACGGACGTGCCTCTGTCGTTACGGAATACCTGAAGCTTAATCCTAATACTAAAACGTAAACGTAATCTGATCTTATGAACTTTGAGTGTGCGGCTTATCTGTGCGGTGTGCGAGTGTGCGGTGTGCGGCTCGCACAATTCAAAAATCCAAGCGTGCGGTGTGCGGCGTGCGGGCGTATATCTATATATACGCCGCACTGCCCGCACGCCGCACACCGCACAGTCAAAGTTATAAAATTCTACATCGAACGGCGAATACAAGGGTTTACCATTGGGGAATCAGGTAACGTGAGAACAATGAACCGTTTCCTCGATGGTGGTGTTGACATCATGTCTATGGTGAAAGTCGTGTTCACCACAGACGAGATCATGCATGGAGATCACCAAGGGCGATGGAGATCAAATCGCATGCGAAGGAATCGAAAATCACCACTCGATCACCAGCATGGATACCATGGGGGTAGGGGGGTAGTTTCGGGGTCCCATACGGAATAATACGCGATGGGGTCCGCGATCAGCGCCCCCAAGTCGAGAGAGGGGTATTTTTTCAAGTTACACTTTTTTGAAAGCGATCCCGGTGCTTTTAGCCTGCAACATGCTTAAAAACAAAGGCTTGTGAGTTCATGCCGCTCGGAGACACCCTCGAAAATGTGTAACATCGGTTGTAACCCTGGTCACTGCGGTGACGTGGTTTCGCCTTCGAGTGCATTTTACTTGGGTTACATACCTCCATTGGTCAGAAAGATGCCCGTGGAGGTATGGACTCGTCCCTTTTTATTCTTCGCCGGTCCGCTTCCCCGAAATGTTGTGAATACTTGCCGGGCGGGACACCTCTATGGCGATGGCAGTTGAGTTGACATCGCTCATAGGGCATGGAAACCCAACATACCGATCTCACGTCCGACGCCGCCGAACGCATCATGGCGGCGGATTTCAAGAACATCGTCAAGAAGGTGCGCGAGGGCAAGACGCTCT encodes the following:
- a CDS encoding AAA family ATPase encodes the protein MKYLSTGIRRCPEQGSGALDTSALAAKAPPVEPTSPPASTARPVGAFECPGDDDPSELIRRRWLCRGGIALLAGPTGIGKSSLTMQLAVSWTLGRSCFGLKPRGPLRVMIIQGENDDGDVAEMRDGVYAGMKLASVDIAEANTKLYMVNECERTGLLFLKLLDDELTTHPRDLVFIDPVFSYLGGDASDQALVSGFLRNGLLPILRKHQCGCILVHHTNKPPSGREKPNWKGGDFAYLGSGSAEWANAARAVLAMRSIGSHEKFQLMAGKRGGRLGWTDALGNRIYWKLIGHSLRGICWHELDPGELKISASAASSKSSKDQSHMNHHGDKPEPKKCVRSP